A window of the Lactuca sativa cultivar Salinas chromosome 5, Lsat_Salinas_v11, whole genome shotgun sequence genome harbors these coding sequences:
- the LOC111887944 gene encoding non-specific lipid-transfer protein 1, with amino-acid sequence MAGMLMKMACVMVACMVVFAPHAEAAVSCGQVASSLFPCLTYLRNGGVVPDTCCAGVKGLNSAAKSTADKKTACGCLKNAYNALPGIQAPLASSLPSKCGVSIPYKISPNTDCNKIR; translated from the exons ATGGCGGGTAtgttgatgaagatggcctgTGTGATGGTGGCTTGCATGGTGGTGTTTGCACCCCATGCAGAAGCCGCCGTGTCTTGCGGTCAGGTGGCGAGCAGCTTGTTTCCTTGCCTGACATACCTAAGGAACGGTGGGGTAGTGCCGGATACCTGTTGTGCTGGTGTTAAGGGACTTAACAGTGCAGCTAAATCTACAGCTGACAAGAAAACCGCTTGTGGATGCCTTAAGAATGCTTATAATGCCTTACCTGGAATACAAGCTCCCCTCGCATCTAGCCTTCCCAGCAAATGTGGTGTCTCAATTCCATACAAGATCAGCCCCAATACTGACTGCAACAA GATTCGGTAA